From a region of the Corythoichthys intestinalis isolate RoL2023-P3 chromosome 7, ASM3026506v1, whole genome shotgun sequence genome:
- the abhd17ab gene encoding alpha/beta hydrolase domain-containing protein 17A, giving the protein MNGLSISELCGLFCCPPCPSRIAAKLAFLPPEPTYAFIQDPTPSSPSSQQRWNLHLTERAEFQYTQRELDNVEVTLAQSSRGNRIGIMYIRCTPNPRFTVLFSHGNAVDLGQMSSFYIGLGSRIDCNILSYDYSGYGVSGGRPSEKNLYADIDAAWHTLRTRYGASPESVILYGQSIGTVPTVDLASRYQCAAVVLHSPLASGMRVAFPETKKTYCFDAFPNIEKVSKISSPVLVIHGTEDEVIDFSHGPALFERCPKAVEPLWVEGAGHNDIELYSQYLERLRRFIGHEIG; this is encoded by the exons ATGAACGGGCTATCCATCAGCGAGCTCTGCGGCTTATTCTGCTGCCCGCCGTGCCCAAGCCGCATCGCGGCCAAACTGGCTTTCCTACCGCCGGAACCTACTTACGCCTTCATCCAGGACCCGACGCCGTCCAGCCCTTCTTCGCAGCAGCGCTGGAATCTCCACCTCACGGAACGCGCCGAATTCCAGTACACGCAGAGGGAGCTGGACAACGTGGAAGTTACGCTGGCTCAATCCAGTCGAGGGAACCGAATTGGAATCATGTACATACGTTGCACGCCGAATCCCAG GTTCACGGTGCTGTTCTCCCATGGCAACGCGGTGGACTTGGGTCAGATGAGCAGCTTCTACATCGGGCTCGGCTCACGCATCGACTGCAATATCCTGTCTTATGACTACTCGGGCTACGGCGTCAGCGGCGGCCGACCTAGCGAAAAGAACCTCTACGCAGACATCGACGCCGCCTGGCACACTCTCCGCACTAG GTACGGCGCTAGCCCGGAGAGCGTCATCCTATACGGCCAAAGCATCGGCACGGTCCCCACGGTGGACCTAGCGTCGCGCTACCAGTGCGCCGCCGTCGTCCTCCACTCACCGCTCGCGTCCGGCATGCGGGTGGCCTTCCCCGAAACCAAAAAGACGTACTGCTTCGACGCCTTCCCCAA CATCGAGAAAGTCTCCAAAATTTCATCCCCCGTGCTGGTGATCCATGGCACCGAGGACGAGGTCATCGACTTCTCGCACGGACCGGCGCTGTTCGAGCGCTGCCCCAAAGCCGTCGAGCCGCTGTGGGTGGAAGGCGCCGGACACAACGACATCGAACTGTACAGTCAGTATTTGGAGCGGCTTCGGCGGTTTATCGGGCACGAGATCGGATGA